In Rutidosis leptorrhynchoides isolate AG116_Rl617_1_P2 chromosome 2, CSIRO_AGI_Rlap_v1, whole genome shotgun sequence, one genomic interval encodes:
- the LOC139890320 gene encoding probable ubiquitin-like-specific protease 2B codes for MDHKHRDWAFYDNIIKEYKGKTSAVQEKVVCQVEAKAIDNLYLKNKLKAEDVQKFYIFNSHFFMKLIGQDCKNLKNFEVHEGCKRVKNWTKKMQLFEKDFIIIPLVFNIIFVCHLTQLKYGRFINDSLKVPCISHMDPMKGSQLEVGGIVKSFLLEEWMQRNSLVFEDDMSKKLKVLKAFSPELPQQPNLHDCALFILHYVELFLKQSPLEINESTFGQQADSARFLSRNWFKDEYAVEKRLFTRNLICEFQKTYAT; via the exons ATGGACCATAAACATCGTGACTGGGCATTCTATGATAATATAATTAAAGAATACAAAGGAAAGACAAGTGCTGTGCAGGAAAAG GTTGTATGTCAAGTTGAAGCGAAAGCTATTGACAATTT GTATTTGAAGAATAAACTAAAAGCTGAAGATGTGCAAAAATTTTACATATTTAACAGTCatttcttcatgaaacttattggaCAAGACTGCAaaaatcttaaaaattttgaagtACATGAAGGTTGTAAACGTGTGAAAAATTGGACGAAAAAAATGCAGCTTTTTGAGAAGGACTTCATCATTATTCCTTTAGTGTTCAA CATTATTTTCGTTTGTCATCTAACACAACTTAAATATGGTCGATTTATAAACGATTCTTTGAAAGTTCCGTGTATTTCGCATATGGATCCTATGAAAGGATCTCAACTGGAAGTTGGAGGAATTGTTAAaag TTTTCTACTTGAAGAATGGATGCAAAGAAATAGTTTAGTTTTTGAAGATGATATGTCTAAGAAGTTAAAAGTATTGAAAGCGTTTTCACCAGAG TTACCTCAGCAACCTAATTTGCATGATTGTGCTTTGTTCATCCTTCATTATGTGGAACTTTTTTTGAAACAATCCCCTTTAGAAATCAATGAATCGACATTTGGTCAGCAAGCTGATAGTGCAAGATTT CTAAGTAGGAATTGGTTTAAAGATGAATATGCAGTGGAAAAGAGATTGTTTACTCGAAACTTAATATGTGAATTTCAGAAGACTTATGCAACATAA